Genomic window (Bacillus vallismortis):
GAGACCAATTCCTTGTCTTTAAGGATGAAAAAACAGCTCGTTCTGTCGGGGAAGCCCGTGCTTCGAAACAGCTTGAAGAGCAGCGCAGCGATAAAGCGAAACTCAGTCTTGATGATTTATTCGAGCAAATTAAACAAGGTGATGTAAAAGACATTAACCTCATCGTAAAAGCTGATGTTCAAGGATCTGCTGAAGCCTTAACGGCCGCACTTCAAAAAATTGAAGTAGAAGGCGTTAAAGTGAAAATCATCCACACAGGCGTTGGTGCAATTACTGAATCTGACATTATCTTGGCATCTGCTTCCAATGCAATAGTTATCGGGTTTAATGTGAGACCGGACGGAAATGCTAAGAGTACGGCTGAAGCTGAAAATGTAGATATTCGTCTTCACCGTATCATTTACAAAGTAATCGACGAGATTGAAGCTGCCATGAAAGGTATGCTTGATCCTGAATATGAAGAAAAAGTAATTGGCCAAGTAGAAGTACGCCAAACATTCAAAGTATCTAAAATAGGTACAATTGCCGGCGGATATGTTACTGAAGGAACCATTACGCGCGACAGCGGCCTCCGTTTAATTCGTGACGGCGTCGTCATCTTCGAAGGCGAAGTAGACGTTTTGAAACGTTTTAAAGACGATGTGAAAGAAGTTTCACAAGGCTATGAATGTGGTATTACAATTAAGAAATACAATGACATTCGCGAAGGTGACATCCTGGAAGCTTATGTCATGCAAGAAATTGAAAGAAAGTGATCGGATTTGCGGAATGTGAATGCATCATTTATGATGCAGGATCGCTAAAAGAAAAGCGTGCCGTTCTGAAGCGGGTTTTAACCAGGGTTCAAAACAAGTTCAATGTTTCGATTTCGGAGATTGACTATCAGGACACATGGCAAAGGACCAGCTTCGGAATCGCCGCTGTTTCTTCCTCTCGCGTTCAAACAGAAAAAGAGCTGCAGCGCGTCCTAGCGTTTATCGATTCTTTTCCTGAAATTGAACGGACGATCACTAGGACAGAGTGGTTTTAACTTAGAGGTGATTGAATTGAGTATGAGAGCAAACCGTGTCGGCGAGCAAATGAAAAAAGAACTCGGTGATATTATCAGCCGCAAGCTGAAAGATCCGAGAATAGGTTTTCTGACAGTAACGGATGTACGTGTATCAGGTGATTTGCAAATTGCAAAGGTGTATATCTCGGTTCTCGGCGACGAGAAAAAACGGGAGGAAGCGCTGAAAGGGCTGGCAAAGGCGAAAGGATTTATCCGATCTGAAATCGGCAGCCGCATCAGACTTCGAAAAACGCCTGAAATTGAATTTGAGTTCGATGAATCAATCGATTACGGAAATCGAATCGAAACGCTGATTCACGAATTACATTCAGAGAAACCATCTGAATAAAAAATGGAGAGGATAGGCGTATATCGTCTGTCCTCTTTTCTTCGTTTTAAAGAGAAAAAACCAAAAGAAGGAGTGAAAGACAATGGTTAACGGAGTTCTCCTTTTACATAAACCGGTTGGCATGACATCGCACGACTGTGTCATGAAGATCCGAAAACTGTTAAAAACAAAAAAAGTAGGACATACGGGAACACTCGATCCAGAAGTGTCAGGTGTACTTCCGATTTGTGTGGGAAGGGCGACAAAAATAGTCGAATACTTGACTGAAAAGTCTAAAACATATGATGCGGAAATAACACTTGGCTTTTCAACGACAACAGAGGATCAGACTGGCGAAAGGGTTGAAACTAAGCCTGTCAATCAAGCCATTGATAAAGCAGATGCAGTAAAAGTTTTAAATAGCTTAAAGGGTAAACAAGAGCAAATTCCTCCCATGTATTCCGCTGTCAAAGTAAACGGCAAAAAATTATACGAGTACGCAAGAGCAGGTATTCAGGTAGAACGTCCAAAACGTATGATTACTATTGAAGACATTGCCCTGACGACAGAGATTAAACATAATGGAGAAACGGCAAGCTTTCGGTTTACAGTGACATGCTCCAAAGGGACCTATGTAAGGACGCTGGCGGTCATGATCGGAGAAAAACTCGGATATCCGGCTCATATGTCTCATTTAATCCGTACGGCATCCGGAGACTTCTCTCTCGACGAATGCTTTACCTTTGATGAACTGGAAACACAGGCTCAGTCCGGGACCGTGGGAGAGCATACAGTTCCTATTGAAGGCGCGCTCAATCATTTGCCGAAATGGATCATAAGTGATACATTAGCTAAGAAAGTAGAAAATGGGGCTTTGCTTGAGACGCCCGAGCAGTTTTCTGAGATGACAAGCGAAGACCGCATTGCTGTCTTTACGGAATCTGGAAGTTGTTTGGCGATCTATTTTCCCCATCCTACAAAAAAAGGGCTGTTAAAGCCGGCAAAAGTATTGCTGCAAAAAAGCGAACAATAGAAAAAAGGTGACCGTTCTGTGAAGACGATACATATTACACATCCTCATCATTTAATCAAAGAGGAGCAGGCAAAGTCTGTGATGGCGTTAGGGTATTTTGACGGCGTTCATCTAGGGCATCAAAAGGTAATCGGCACAGCGAAGCAGATAGCTGAAGAAAAGGGCCTGGCGTTAGCTGTGATGACCTTTCATCCTCATCCTTCCCATGTATTGAGGAGGAATCAGGAGCCAAAGGATCTGATTACGCCTCTGGAAGATAAAATAAACCAAATTGAACAATTAGGCACAGAGATTCTGTATGTCGTTAAATTTAATGAAGCATTTGCTTCTCTTTCTCCTAAGCAGTTTGCAGGCCAGTATATTGTCGGTCTTAATGTACAGCACGCTGTTGCGGGCTTTGACTTTACGTACGGCAAATACGGTAAGGGAACAATGGAGACCATGCCGCATGATTTAGATGGAGAAGCTGAGTGCACAATGGTAGAAAAATTAACGGAACAAGATAAAAAAATCAGTTCCTCGTATATCCGTACCGCGCTTCAAAACGGAGACGTTGAATTGGCGAATGTCTTGCTTGGACAGCCTTATTTTATAAAAGGAATTGTCATTCACGGTGATAAAAGAGGGCGGACCATCGGGTTTCCGACAGCAAATGTCGGTTTAAATAACAGCTATATCGTTCCGCCGACGGGTGTATATGCCGTAAAAGCGGAAGTGAACGGCGAAGTCTACAACGGCGTTTGCAATATCGGCTATAAGCCGACATTTTATGAAAAACGCCCGGAGCAGCCTTCAATCGAAGTCCATCTGTTTGATTTTGATCAAGAGGTATACGGAGCCGCTATAAAAATTGAGTGGTATAAACGGATTCGGAGCGAGCGGAAATTCAATGGCATCAAAGAATTAACAGAGCAAATTGAGAAAGACAAGCAGGAAGCCATCCGTTATTTCAGCAATTTGCGGAAATAACATGCAATGTACACAAATTTCATTTTAAAATATTTGCATATAGGTGCGATTTTTAGTATGATAGTTTGCGTAGTCTTAAAACCATTGCTTGGCAATCCGAAGTCACCGACGGTTGCTAGGTAACTGGGGCTAAATATGATTTGGAGGTGAAACAGGATGGCAATTACTCAAGAGCGTAAAAACCAACTCATCAGTGAGTTCAAAACACACGAATCTGATACTGGATCTCCAGAAGTTCAGATCGCTATCCTAACTGACTCAATTAACAATTTGAACGAGCATTTACGTACTCATAAGAAAGACCACCATTCACGTCGCGGTCTTCTTAAAATGGTAGGTAAGCGTCGTAATCTTCTTACGTATCTACGTAATAAAGACGTAACTCGTTATCGTGAGTTAATTAACAAACTAGGCTTACGTCGATAATCGTAAAAAGCGGGAGGATTCCCGCTTTTTTATCGTATTAAAGCGAAAATTTCTTATAACAAATCATTGAAATCCTTTTACATACTACTTTGACATTGATATGTTCAATTCATTTCGTTCATAATAGGAGTAATTGATTATTTCACACAACGAAGAGAGGAGTTCGTAATCGTATGGGACAAGAAAAACATGTCTTTACCATAGATTGGGCCGGAAGAACGCTTACCGTTGAAACCGGCCAGCTTGCCAAACAGGCAAACGGTGCTGTTATGATCCGTTACGGTGATACAGCAGTGCTTAGTACAGCAACCGCTTCAAAAGAACCAAAACCACTTGATTTCTTCCCGCTTACTGTAAATTATGAGGAAAGATTATATGCGGTAGGGAAAATTCCGGGCGGATTTATTAAAAGAGAAGGGCGTCCAAGTGAAAAAGCGGTTCTTGCCAGCCGTTTAATCGACCGTCCGATCCGTCCTTTGTTTGCTGATGGATTCCGTAATGAAGTTCAAGTCATCAGCATTGTCATGAGTGTTGACCAAAACTGCTCTTCTGAAATGGCCGCTATGTTCGGTTCATCTCTGGCTCTTTCTGTATCGGATATTCCGTTTGAAGGACCGATTGCAGGGGTTACTGTCGGACGCATTAATGATGAATTTATCATTAACCCGACAGTCGATCAGCTTGAGAAAAGCGATATCAATCTTGTCGTTGCCGGCACGAAAGATGCCATTAACATGGTAGAAGCGGGAGCGGATGAAGTTCCTGAGGAAACCATGCTTGAAGCCATTATGTTCGGCCATGAAGAAATTAAACGCCTGATTGCATTCCAAGAAGAAATTGTAGCAGCAGTCGGCAAAGAAAAATCAGAAATTGCGCTCTATGAAATTGATGAAGAGCTTAGTGAAAAAGTAAAAGCTTTAGCAGAAGAAGATTTGCTGAAAGCCATCCAGGTTCATGAAAAGCATGCCCGCGAAGATGCCATTAATGAAGTGAAAAAAGCAGTTGTGGCGAAATTCGAGGATGAAGAGCATGATGAAGACACAATCAAGAAAGTGAAGCAGACTTTATCCAAGCTGGTGAAAAATGAAGTGCGCCGGTTGATTACTGAAGAGAAAGTAAGACCGGACGGCCGCGGTGTCGATCAAATCCGCCCGCTTTCTTCTGAGGTCGGCCTCTTGTCAAGAACTCATGGATCAGGGCTGTTTACAAGGGGACAAACACAGGCTCTCAGCGTATGTACGCTAGGCGCTCTTGGAGATGTGCAAATCCTTGACGGCTTAGGTGTCGAAGAGTCGAAACGGTTTATGCATCACTACAACTTCCCGCAATTCAGCGTTGGGGAAACAGGGCCAATGCGCGGACCGGGACGCCGTGAAATCGGACATGGAGCACTGGGTGAGCGTGCGCTTGAGCCAGTTATTCCGTCTGAAAAAGACTTCCCTTACACTGTCCGTCTTGTATCAGAAGTGCTTGAATCAAATGGTTCTACGTCTCAAGCAAGTATTTGCGCAAGCACACTTGCAATGATGGATGCCGGTGTACCAATTAAAGCCCCAGTTGCGGGTATTGCGATGGGTCTTGTCAAATCAGGCGAACATTACACTGTTCTGACTGACATCCAAGGCATGGAAGACGCGCTTGGAGATATGGACTTTAAAGTAGCCGGAACTGAAAAAGGCGTCACGGCGCTGCAAATGGACATTAAAATCGAAGGACTTTCCAGAGAGATTCTTGAAGAAGCGCTTCAGCAGGCGAAAAAAGGAAGAATGGAAATTCTCAATAGCATGCTTGCGACATTAAGCGAATCAAGAAAAGAGCTTTCTCAATATGCACCTAAGATTTTAACAATGGCCATTAATCCTGATAAGATCCGCGATGTCATCGGGCCAAGCGGAAAACAAATCAATAAAATCATCGAAGAAACCGGTGTTAAAATTGATATTGAACAGGACGGCACCATCTTTATTTCTTCAACAGTTGAAAGCAGCAACCAAGAAGCGAAAAAAATCATTGAAGACCTTGTCAGAGAGGTTGAAGTCGGCCAGCTTTACCTAGGTAAAGTGAAACGAATTGAAAAATTCGGAGCTTTCGTTGAAATTTTCAGCGGAAAAGACGGTTTGGTGCACATTTCAGAGCTTGCGCTTGAACGCGTAGGAAAAGTTGAAGATGTTGTGAAAATCGGGGACGAGATTCTTGTCAAGGTCACTGAAATTGATAAACAAGGACGAGTCAATTTGTCCCGTAAAGCGGTGCTCCGTGAAGAGAAAGAAAAAGAAGAACAACAATCTTAAATGAAAACATAAAAGGAGCCTGGGAGACCCGGCTTCTTTATTTTGAAGCTTTTAAAATGCAGGCAGGTTCTACCTTGTCCTTATCCTTCATAATGTGAGGTGAGGGGGGACAGAACATGTACAAAAAATTTGTGCCGTTTGCCGTTTTTCTATTTCTTTTTTTTGTCTCATTTGAGATGATGAAAAATCCGCACACACTTGATTATATAGGGGCAATGAAAAAAGATACGGTGACTGTCACGGCGTCCAAAGACCCGCTATATGAAGAATTGCTTCAAAAAGCGCCGGAATATGAAGTTAGGCCCCAGGATGCCAGAGTAGATAAGGTCTGGAAAAGCATTCCCGGTTACAATGGGTTGATGGTCAATATTGAAAAATCATATAAAAAAATGAAAAAGCACGGCGAGTTTCGGGAAAACGATTTGGTGTACAGGCAAGTAAAACCAAACATTCATCTTGAGTCTCTTCAGCCTGAGCCTATTTATAAAGGAAATCCTGACAAACCGATGGTGGCTTTTTTAGTCAATGTGGCATGGGGAAATGAATATTTAGAAAAAATGCTCCCTGTTCTGCAAAAGCATCAGGTCAAGGCTACGTTCTTTTTAGAAGGCAATTGGGTGAGGAAAAATGAACAGCTTGCTAAAAAGATTGCGGAAGAAGGACATGAAATCGGAAATCATTCATACAATCATCCGGATATGAGCAAACTGACTACAGGAAGAATTTCCGAGCAGCTCGACAAGACAAATGAGCAAATAGAAAAAACGCTCGGTGTTAAGCCGAAGTGGTTTGCTCCGCCGAGCGGAAGTTTTAGAAAAGCGGTCGTCGACATTGCAGCTGAGAAACAGATGGGAACAGTCATGTGGACAGTTGATACGATCGATTGGCAAAAACCGTCTCCGTCTGTGCTTCAAACGAGAGTGTTAAGCAAGATACATAATGGTGCCATGATTTTAATGCATCCGACTGACCCTACGGCTGAAAGTCTTGAAGCGCTGATTACAAAGATAAAAGATAAAGGATACGCGCTTGGAACAGTCACCGAACTAATGGATGAAACAAGACTGTTGAAGTAACAGATGCAGGCAGCTTGTCTTTGAATAGGAGGAACAAAATTTGATTAAACGATATACGTGTCAAAATGGTGTAAGAGTTGTGCTGGAAAATAACCCGACAGTCCGTTCTGTTGCGATCGGCGTGTGGATCGGCACCGGTTCGCGGCACGAAAAGCCGGAGATAAACGGGATTTCTCACTTTTTAGAGCACATGTTCTTTAAAGGGACGAGCACAAGATCTGCACGAGAGATAGCAGAATCTTTTGATCGTATTGGCGGTCAGGTCAATGCGTTTACCTCAAAGGAATATACCTGCTACTATGCAAAGGTCCTTGACGAGCATGCAAATTACGCACTGGACGTATTAGCAGATATGTTTTTTCATTCAACGTTTGATGAAAACGAGCTGAAAAAAGAAAAAAATGTAGTATATGAAGAGATTAAAATGTACGAAGATGCGCCGGACGACATTGTGCATGATTTACTGAGCAAAGCCACTTACGGCAATCATTCTTTAGGCTATCCTATTCTTGGTACGGAAGAAACGCTTGCTTCCTTCAACGGCGACTCTCTCAGACAATACATGCATGATTATTATACACCGGACCGAGTGGTCATTTCGGTAGCGGGTAATATATCTGACAGTTTTATCAAAGATGTAGAGAAATGGTTCGGGTCATACGAGGCCAAAGGCAAAGCGACAGGCCTCGCGAAGCCCGAGTTCTACACGGAAAAACTGACGAGAAAAAAAGAAACAGAGCAGGCTCATTTATGCCTTGGCTTTAAAGGCCTTGAGGTTGGCCATGAACGCATTTATGATTTAATCGTCCTGAATAATGTGCTCGGAGGCAGCATGAGTAGCCGCCTGTTCCAGGATGTCCGTGAAGATAAAGGGCTCGCTTATTCTGTTTACAGCTATCACAGCTCTTATGAGGACAGCGGTATGCTTACCATTTACGGCGGGACCGGTGCAAATCAGCTTCAGCAGCTGTCAGAAACAATTCAAGAAACCCTTGCTACATTAAAACGCGAAGGTATTACCTCTAAAGAGTTGGAAAACAGCAAAGAGCAAATGAAGGGAAGCTTGATGCTGAGCTTAGAAAGCACAAACAGCAAAATGAGCCGAAATGGAAAAAATGAACTGCTGCTCGGCAAACATAAAACTTTAGATGAGATCATCAAGGAATTAAACGCTGTAAACTTAGAGCGAGTCAACGGCCTTGCCAGACAACTGTTTACTGAAGATTATGCACTGGCACTCATCAGCCCCTCCGGCAATATGCCATATTAAAAAGAAAAAGCCTGCCCCATAACGGAGCAGGCATTTTTTAATTCCTTTAATCATACATAGTACAAGGGGGTGACAGACATGCGGCTCAGTGAATTATCAGGAAAGGAAATTGTAGACATCAAAAGAGCTGAACGGCTGGGAGTACTCGGCCAGACCGATTTAGAAATCAATGAACAGGATGGACAGATTACGGCACTCCTCATTCCGACAGTTAAGTGGTTTGGTTTGAGAAAACACGGTCAAGACATTCGTGTCCCCTGGCATCATATTCAAAAAATCGGATCAGATATGATCATATTAGACGTGCCTGAGGAAATGTCTCCTCGGCAAGAGTAAGAAAAAAGCCCAAAAGAATATAGTGCGGGCTCCAAAGTAAACTTATGAAACATCGGCTTCGGCAGCCGGTGTTTTTTTCTATGAAAAAAGCGCTTTTTAATTCACCGGTAATTCCTTTTGATCATAAGATGAAGGGGAGCTTAACAACTAGAGATCCAGTATATACAAAGAAGGTGAACGTTTAAAATGTTAACCGGATTGAAAATTGCAGTTATCGGCGGTGACGCAAGACAGCTCGAAATAATAAGAAAGCTCACTGAACAGCAGGCTGACATCTATCTTGTCGGTTTTGACCAATTGGATCACGGTTTTACCGGAGCAGTAAAATGCAACATTGATGAAATTCCTTTTCAGCAAATAGACAGTGTTATTCTCCCAGTGTCTGCAACAACAGGAGAAGGTGTCGTATCGACTGTATTTTCGAATGAAGAGGTTGTGTTAAAACAGGAGCATCTCGACAAAACACCTGCACACTGT
Coding sequences:
- a CDS encoding polysaccharide deacetylase family protein, which gives rise to MYKKFVPFAVFLFLFFVSFEMMKNPHTLDYIGAMKKDTVTVTASKDPLYEELLQKAPEYEVRPQDARVDKVWKSIPGYNGLMVNIEKSYKKMKKHGEFRENDLVYRQVKPNIHLESLQPEPIYKGNPDKPMVAFLVNVAWGNEYLEKMLPVLQKHQVKATFFLEGNWVRKNEQLAKKIAEEGHEIGNHSYNHPDMSKLTTGRISEQLDKTNEQIEKTLGVKPKWFAPPSGSFRKAVVDIAAEKQMGTVMWTVDTIDWQKPSPSVLQTRVLSKIHNGAMILMHPTDPTAESLEALITKIKDKGYALGTVTELMDETRLLK
- a CDS encoding YlmC/YmxH family sporulation protein, with the protein product MRLSELSGKEIVDIKRAERLGVLGQTDLEINEQDGQITALLIPTVKWFGLRKHGQDIRVPWHHIQKIGSDMIILDVPEEMSPRQE
- the ribF gene encoding bifunctional riboflavin kinase/FAD synthetase produces the protein MKTIHITHPHHLIKEEQAKSVMALGYFDGVHLGHQKVIGTAKQIAEEKGLALAVMTFHPHPSHVLRRNQEPKDLITPLEDKINQIEQLGTEILYVVKFNEAFASLSPKQFAGQYIVGLNVQHAVAGFDFTYGKYGKGTMETMPHDLDGEAECTMVEKLTEQDKKISSSYIRTALQNGDVELANVLLGQPYFIKGIVIHGDKRGRTIGFPTANVGLNNSYIVPPTGVYAVKAEVNGEVYNGVCNIGYKPTFYEKRPEQPSIEVHLFDFDQEVYGAAIKIEWYKRIRSERKFNGIKELTEQIEKDKQEAIRYFSNLRK
- a CDS encoding DUF503 domain-containing protein, translating into MIGFAECECIIYDAGSLKEKRAVLKRVLTRVQNKFNVSISEIDYQDTWQRTSFGIAAVSSSRVQTEKELQRVLAFIDSFPEIERTITRTEWF
- the pnp gene encoding polyribonucleotide nucleotidyltransferase, with the translated sequence MGQEKHVFTIDWAGRTLTVETGQLAKQANGAVMIRYGDTAVLSTATASKEPKPLDFFPLTVNYEERLYAVGKIPGGFIKREGRPSEKAVLASRLIDRPIRPLFADGFRNEVQVISIVMSVDQNCSSEMAAMFGSSLALSVSDIPFEGPIAGVTVGRINDEFIINPTVDQLEKSDINLVVAGTKDAINMVEAGADEVPEETMLEAIMFGHEEIKRLIAFQEEIVAAVGKEKSEIALYEIDEELSEKVKALAEEDLLKAIQVHEKHAREDAINEVKKAVVAKFEDEEHDEDTIKKVKQTLSKLVKNEVRRLITEEKVRPDGRGVDQIRPLSSEVGLLSRTHGSGLFTRGQTQALSVCTLGALGDVQILDGLGVEESKRFMHHYNFPQFSVGETGPMRGPGRREIGHGALGERALEPVIPSEKDFPYTVRLVSEVLESNGSTSQASICASTLAMMDAGVPIKAPVAGIAMGLVKSGEHYTVLTDIQGMEDALGDMDFKVAGTEKGVTALQMDIKIEGLSREILEEALQQAKKGRMEILNSMLATLSESRKELSQYAPKILTMAINPDKIRDVIGPSGKQINKIIEETGVKIDIEQDGTIFISSTVESSNQEAKKIIEDLVREVEVGQLYLGKVKRIEKFGAFVEIFSGKDGLVHISELALERVGKVEDVVKIGDEILVKVTEIDKQGRVNLSRKAVLREEKEKEEQQS
- the truB gene encoding tRNA pseudouridine(55) synthase TruB, producing the protein MVNGVLLLHKPVGMTSHDCVMKIRKLLKTKKVGHTGTLDPEVSGVLPICVGRATKIVEYLTEKSKTYDAEITLGFSTTTEDQTGERVETKPVNQAIDKADAVKVLNSLKGKQEQIPPMYSAVKVNGKKLYEYARAGIQVERPKRMITIEDIALTTEIKHNGETASFRFTVTCSKGTYVRTLAVMIGEKLGYPAHMSHLIRTASGDFSLDECFTFDELETQAQSGTVGEHTVPIEGALNHLPKWIISDTLAKKVENGALLETPEQFSEMTSEDRIAVFTESGSCLAIYFPHPTKKGLLKPAKVLLQKSEQ
- the rpsO gene encoding 30S ribosomal protein S15, yielding MAITQERKNQLISEFKTHESDTGSPEVQIAILTDSINNLNEHLRTHKKDHHSRRGLLKMVGKRRNLLTYLRNKDVTRYRELINKLGLRR
- a CDS encoding pitrilysin family protein, producing MIKRYTCQNGVRVVLENNPTVRSVAIGVWIGTGSRHEKPEINGISHFLEHMFFKGTSTRSAREIAESFDRIGGQVNAFTSKEYTCYYAKVLDEHANYALDVLADMFFHSTFDENELKKEKNVVYEEIKMYEDAPDDIVHDLLSKATYGNHSLGYPILGTEETLASFNGDSLRQYMHDYYTPDRVVISVAGNISDSFIKDVEKWFGSYEAKGKATGLAKPEFYTEKLTRKKETEQAHLCLGFKGLEVGHERIYDLIVLNNVLGGSMSSRLFQDVREDKGLAYSVYSYHSSYEDSGMLTIYGGTGANQLQQLSETIQETLATLKREGITSKELENSKEQMKGSLMLSLESTNSKMSRNGKNELLLGKHKTLDEIIKELNAVNLERVNGLARQLFTEDYALALISPSGNMPY
- the rbfA gene encoding 30S ribosome-binding factor RbfA, with amino-acid sequence MSMRANRVGEQMKKELGDIISRKLKDPRIGFLTVTDVRVSGDLQIAKVYISVLGDEKKREEALKGLAKAKGFIRSEIGSRIRLRKTPEIEFEFDESIDYGNRIETLIHELHSEKPSE